In Modestobacter versicolor, a single genomic region encodes these proteins:
- a CDS encoding methyltransferase domain-containing protein yields MSRWPDRAARAALASYRGAPPADRLHVLVRWLSCPFPPVVDVLPRTGRVLEVGCGHGLFSAYAAQCLPGVTVHGVDIDAEKVAVAAAAAGSSPRLGFAVAESGVLPAGPWDAVVLVDVLYLLDEPGQRALLESCAALLAPGGVLVVKDMSTRPRWKARVNRLQETVSVRVLRITAGSAEFAFVEPDERARWMRAAGLTGVRARRLDRGRAHPHHVLVGEVAA; encoded by the coding sequence GTGAGCCGCTGGCCCGACCGCGCCGCGCGCGCCGCGCTCGCGAGCTACCGCGGCGCGCCGCCCGCCGACCGGCTGCACGTGCTGGTCCGCTGGCTGAGCTGCCCCTTCCCGCCGGTCGTCGACGTGCTGCCGCGGACCGGCCGGGTGCTGGAGGTCGGCTGCGGGCACGGGCTGTTCAGCGCCTACGCCGCCCAGTGCCTGCCCGGCGTGACGGTGCACGGCGTGGACATCGACGCGGAGAAGGTGGCGGTCGCGGCGGCCGCGGCCGGGTCCTCGCCGCGGCTGGGGTTCGCGGTCGCCGAGTCCGGCGTGCTGCCGGCCGGGCCGTGGGACGCCGTCGTCCTGGTCGACGTGCTGTACCTGCTGGACGAACCGGGCCAACGGGCCCTGCTCGAGTCGTGCGCGGCGCTGCTGGCCCCCGGAGGTGTGCTCGTGGTCAAGGACATGTCCACCCGACCGCGGTGGAAGGCGCGGGTCAACCGCCTGCAGGAGACGGTGTCGGTGCGGGTGCTGCGGATCACCGCCGGGTCGGCGGAGTTCGCCTTCGTCGAGCCGGACGAGCGGGCCCGTTGGATGCGAGCCGCCGGCCTGACCGGTGTGCGCGCCCGGCGGCTGGACCGCGGCCGGGCCCACCCGCACCACGTGCTCGTCGGCGAGGTGGCGGCGTGA
- a CDS encoding ChbG/HpnK family deacetylase translates to MSRLLVVNADDMGLTPGVCRAVLRGHTEGVVTSTSVLAVGAAFDDAAARLRDAPGLAVGAHLAIVGEDRPLLSAAEVPTLVDRSGHFPLSYRTVVARGAAGRIDPDDVRREFTAQLEAVRGIGVPVTHLDTHQHTHLWPAVAEVVVELATAAGVPAVRLPTSRSRGPVGVGVRLLSRRLGARLRRAGLGTTADYAGLDESGALDQARFGATLRRLAASGAASAEVNTHPGEPGETALERFGWGFRWGDELAMLTAPATRELIAALGYRLGSFADLAGAR, encoded by the coding sequence ATGAGCCGGCTGCTGGTGGTCAACGCCGACGACATGGGGTTGACCCCCGGCGTCTGCCGCGCGGTGCTGCGCGGGCACACCGAGGGGGTCGTGACGTCGACGTCGGTGCTCGCCGTGGGCGCCGCCTTCGACGACGCCGCGGCCCGGCTCCGCGACGCCCCCGGGCTCGCCGTCGGTGCCCACCTGGCGATCGTGGGGGAGGACCGGCCGCTGCTGTCGGCCGCCGAGGTGCCCACGCTGGTCGACCGGTCCGGGCACTTCCCGCTCAGCTACCGCACGGTCGTGGCCCGCGGCGCGGCCGGCCGGATCGACCCCGACGACGTCCGCCGCGAGTTCACCGCCCAGCTGGAGGCGGTGCGCGGGATCGGTGTCCCGGTCACCCACCTGGACACCCACCAGCACACGCACCTCTGGCCGGCGGTGGCCGAGGTCGTCGTCGAGCTGGCCACCGCGGCCGGGGTGCCCGCCGTGCGGCTGCCCACCAGCCGCAGCCGGGGGCCGGTGGGCGTCGGCGTGCGGCTGCTCTCCCGCCGGCTGGGGGCCCGGTTGCGCCGGGCCGGGCTCGGCACCACCGCCGACTACGCCGGGCTCGACGAGTCCGGCGCGCTGGACCAGGCCCGGTTCGGTGCGACCCTGCGCCGGCTGGCGGCGAGCGGCGCCGCGTCGGCCGAGGTCAACACGCACCCGGGCGAGCCCGGCGAGACGGCGCTGGAGCGGTTCGGCTGGGGCTTCCGGTGGGGCGACGAGCTGGCCATGCTGACCGCGCCGGCCACCCGCGAGCTGATCGCCGCGCTGGGCTACCGGCTGGGCTCCTTCGCCGACCTGGCGGGTGCCCGGTGA
- a CDS encoding glycosyltransferase family 2 protein: MNVSPQVELLSIFFPMWNEEDYVERAIRAAEDECQRLVGLGEIADYELVIVDDCSTDRTPEIADAIAAADPHVRVVHHPVNRGLGGSIKTGFDSVRGDVVLYTDADLPFEMLELGRALRVLRHYEADMVSAYRLDRTGEGPRRAVYSFVYNSLVQVLFGTRVRDINFAFKLVRRKVLEAARPVSEGSFIDAELVIRAQRMGFHIVQIGVDYFPRTRGISTLSSPAVIRRMLTEMRELRSDLAALGPAER; encoded by the coding sequence GTGAACGTGTCGCCGCAGGTGGAGCTGCTGTCGATCTTCTTCCCGATGTGGAACGAGGAGGACTACGTCGAGCGCGCCATCCGGGCCGCGGAGGACGAGTGCCAGCGGCTCGTCGGGCTCGGCGAGATCGCCGACTACGAGCTGGTCATCGTCGACGACTGCTCCACCGACCGGACGCCGGAGATCGCCGACGCCATCGCCGCCGCCGACCCGCACGTGCGGGTGGTGCACCACCCGGTCAACCGGGGCCTGGGCGGCAGCATCAAGACCGGCTTCGACTCCGTGCGCGGCGACGTCGTGCTCTACACCGACGCCGACCTGCCCTTCGAGATGCTCGAGCTGGGCCGGGCGCTGCGCGTGCTGCGCCACTACGAGGCGGACATGGTCAGCGCCTACCGGCTGGACCGGACGGGCGAGGGGCCGCGCCGCGCGGTGTACTCCTTCGTCTACAACTCGCTGGTGCAGGTGCTCTTCGGCACCCGGGTGCGGGACATCAACTTCGCCTTCAAGCTGGTCCGCCGGAAGGTGCTGGAGGCGGCCCGGCCGGTCAGCGAGGGCTCGTTCATCGACGCCGAGCTGGTGATCCGGGCGCAGCGGATGGGGTTCCACATCGTGCAGATCGGGGTCGACTACTTCCCGCGCACCCGCGGCATCTCCACCCTCTCCTCCCCGGCGGTCATCCGCCGGATGCTCACCGAGATGCGGGAGCTGCGGTCCGACCTGGCCGCGCTGGGGCCGGCCGAGCGATGA
- a CDS encoding arginine deiminase, translated as MITPTACGVTSEVGRLRTVLLHRPGAELRRLTPRNNDELLFDGVPWVARAQEEHDAFAAALTERGVEVLHLDRLLAEVMAVPAARAEVIAEAVDDPRLGATLRHATSAHLEGLAPDDLAAALIAGVAHDELRGGRGLAYELMARGEFVVPPLPNLMFTRDSSVWVGGQVAVTSLAMPARDRESALTAALYAHHPRFAGVEQLYGAHLEHLEGGDVLLLAPGVLAVGVGERTTAGGAERLARRVFARGLAHTVLVVPIAQERATMHLDTICTMVDVDALVMYPAVADHLQAWTVTAGPELPDAADTTELSVQGPQPFLIAAAAAMGIDRLRVIDTGLDPVTAEREQWDDGNNTLALAPRLAVAYERNTVTNAALEAAGIEVVAIAGSELGSGRGGPRCMSCPVLRDPLPTA; from the coding sequence ATGATCACCCCGACCGCCTGTGGCGTGACGAGCGAGGTCGGCCGGCTGCGGACGGTGCTGCTGCACCGCCCCGGCGCCGAGCTGCGCCGCCTCACCCCGCGCAACAACGACGAGCTGCTCTTCGACGGCGTGCCGTGGGTGGCCCGCGCGCAGGAGGAGCACGACGCGTTCGCCGCGGCGCTGACCGAGCGCGGCGTCGAGGTGCTGCACCTGGACCGGCTGCTCGCCGAGGTGATGGCCGTGCCGGCCGCGCGGGCCGAGGTGATCGCCGAGGCCGTCGACGACCCGCGGCTGGGCGCCACGCTCCGGCACGCCACGAGCGCGCACCTCGAGGGGCTCGCACCCGACGACCTCGCCGCGGCCCTGATCGCCGGGGTGGCCCACGACGAGCTGCGCGGCGGCCGCGGGCTGGCCTACGAGCTGATGGCCCGCGGGGAGTTCGTCGTCCCGCCACTGCCCAACCTGATGTTCACCCGGGACTCCTCGGTGTGGGTCGGTGGGCAGGTCGCCGTCACGTCGCTGGCCATGCCCGCCCGCGACCGGGAGAGCGCGCTGACCGCTGCCCTGTACGCCCACCACCCGCGATTCGCCGGGGTGGAGCAGCTGTACGGCGCGCACCTGGAGCACCTCGAGGGCGGCGACGTGCTGCTGCTCGCACCGGGTGTGCTGGCCGTCGGGGTCGGCGAGCGGACGACGGCCGGCGGTGCCGAGCGGCTGGCCCGGCGGGTCTTCGCCCGCGGCCTGGCGCACACGGTGCTCGTCGTCCCGATCGCCCAGGAGCGGGCCACCATGCACCTGGACACGATCTGCACGATGGTCGACGTCGACGCCCTGGTCATGTACCCCGCGGTCGCCGACCACCTGCAGGCCTGGACGGTGACCGCCGGCCCGGAGCTGCCCGACGCCGCCGACACCACCGAGCTGTCGGTGCAGGGGCCGCAGCCCTTCCTGATCGCGGCCGCCGCGGCGATGGGCATCGACCGGCTGCGGGTGATCGACACCGGGCTGGACCCGGTGACCGCGGAGCGGGAGCAGTGGGACGACGGCAACAACACCCTGGCCCTGGCCCCCCGGCTGGCCGTCGCCTACGAGCGGAACACCGTGACCAACGCCGCGCTGGAGGCCGCGGGGATCGAGGTCGTCGCGATCGCCGGCTCGGAGCTGGGCAGCGGGCGCGGCGGCCCGCGGTGCATGTCGTGCCCGGTGCTGCGGGACCCGCTGCCGACCGCGTGA
- a CDS encoding excalibur calcium-binding domain-containing protein, producing MSGPTRTCLTLLATLGVLLVWSGPAGADPISDAIGGVTGGVTDALPLELPLPQDTAAPAPAPVQTPADLVPPLVEGLAVVPVPQPGSSPQPAAEPEQPADGPAAAAPPALDPVTLGEACGDALEKAGLPGGDECLAIAECFTLLPQPEVPGLPDLTELASLDPGLVTGLLDPTALQGLLDPAVLPAFLACLGNAIGLPAPGVGPTPVPTPGTQPALQPVGYQNCDAARAAGAAPVYAGQPGYRPELDADGDGIGCEDAAAVALVDTATSPTGTGAGQLAYTGVELTPLLAGGAALLAAGSGLLRAGRRRS from the coding sequence ATGTCCGGACCCACGAGAACATGTCTCACCCTGCTCGCCACGCTGGGGGTGCTGCTCGTCTGGTCCGGCCCGGCGGGCGCCGACCCGATCAGCGACGCGATCGGCGGGGTGACCGGCGGGGTGACCGACGCGCTCCCGCTGGAGCTGCCGCTCCCCCAGGACACCGCCGCACCGGCACCGGCCCCAGTGCAGACCCCCGCCGACCTGGTGCCGCCGCTCGTCGAGGGCCTCGCGGTCGTCCCGGTGCCGCAGCCGGGCTCCTCGCCGCAGCCGGCAGCGGAGCCCGAGCAGCCCGCGGACGGGCCGGCGGCCGCCGCTCCTCCGGCACTGGACCCGGTCACGCTCGGGGAGGCGTGCGGGGACGCTCTGGAGAAGGCCGGGCTGCCGGGCGGGGACGAGTGCCTGGCCATCGCGGAGTGCTTCACCCTGCTCCCGCAGCCCGAGGTGCCGGGGCTCCCGGACCTGACCGAGCTGGCATCGCTCGACCCCGGCCTGGTCACCGGCCTGCTCGACCCCACGGCGCTGCAGGGACTGCTCGACCCGGCGGTGCTGCCGGCCTTCCTGGCCTGCCTGGGGAACGCCATCGGCCTCCCGGCGCCGGGCGTCGGCCCGACGCCGGTCCCGACGCCGGGGACCCAGCCGGCGCTCCAGCCGGTCGGCTACCAGAACTGCGACGCCGCCCGCGCCGCCGGTGCGGCACCGGTGTACGCCGGCCAGCCGGGGTACCGGCCGGAGCTCGACGCGGACGGCGACGGCATCGGCTGCGAGGACGCCGCCGCGGTGGCGCTGGTGGACACGGCGACGTCGCCCACCGGCACCGGCGCCGGGCAGCTGGCCTACACCGGCGTCGAGCTGACCCCGCTGCTCGCCGGCGGGGCCGCGCTGCTCGCCGCCGGGAGCGGTCTGCTGCGGGCCGGACGCCGGCGCAGCTGA
- a CDS encoding zf-HC2 domain-containing protein — MGCATCREAVSATLDGESPGVPQRWVDEHLDGCLACRGWAEAAAEVTRRARLVVAQQVPDVTAAVLGRLPAVQVRGRRHWVDAVLRVALLAVGAGQLAVSLPAFAGGSMPAPVHLAHETGAWNLGLAACFLGVAVLPRLAAGALPFLLSFTAVLSWVTLRDLGAGHVHADRAVGHLLLLGGALLVSALALRNRAPRTGPVRGRLQSPGAWWTAVRDRAGAGPAAAGRQWSTAVPPVLRAEAPEERAAA; from the coding sequence GTGGGCTGTGCAACATGTCGTGAGGCCGTCTCGGCGACCCTGGACGGCGAGTCGCCCGGGGTGCCGCAGCGCTGGGTCGACGAGCACCTCGACGGGTGCCTCGCCTGCCGCGGCTGGGCGGAGGCCGCGGCCGAGGTGACCCGGCGGGCCCGCCTGGTGGTGGCGCAGCAGGTGCCCGACGTCACGGCCGCCGTGCTCGGCCGGCTGCCGGCGGTCCAGGTGCGCGGCCGCCGGCACTGGGTCGACGCCGTTCTGCGCGTCGCGCTGCTGGCCGTCGGTGCCGGGCAGCTCGCGGTGAGCCTGCCGGCCTTCGCCGGCGGCAGCATGCCCGCGCCGGTGCACCTCGCGCACGAGACCGGCGCCTGGAACCTCGGGCTGGCCGCGTGCTTCCTCGGGGTGGCGGTGCTGCCGCGGCTGGCGGCCGGCGCGCTGCCGTTCCTGCTCTCCTTCACCGCGGTGCTCAGCTGGGTCACCCTGCGCGACCTGGGCGCCGGGCACGTGCACGCCGACCGCGCCGTGGGCCACCTGCTGCTGCTCGGCGGTGCGCTGCTGGTCAGCGCGCTGGCGCTGCGCAACCGGGCACCCCGCACCGGGCCTGTCCGGGGGCGCCTGCAGTCGCCGGGCGCCTGGTGGACGGCGGTCCGGGACCGGGCCGGTGCCGGTCCGGCCGCGGCGGGACGGCAGTGGTCCACCGCCGTCCCGCCCGTGCTGCGCGCCGAGGCGCCCGAGGAGCGCGCGGCCGCCTGA
- a CDS encoding sigma-70 family RNA polymerase sigma factor, which translates to MGQLERLAARAAEGDPAAQAALIRETQTDVWRLCAHLADRQVAEDLTQETYLRALPALAGFEGRSSLRTWLLSIARRVCADHLRSRKRRGLVLVGDDSELGDLVRDVPADEVGGTVAAQDVLDRLEPERREAFVLTQLIGLPYAEAAEVVGCPIGTIRSRVARARADLVEALVAADHPRTRRPSSHP; encoded by the coding sequence GTGGGACAGCTGGAACGTCTCGCGGCCCGGGCAGCCGAGGGCGACCCCGCAGCGCAGGCCGCGCTGATCCGGGAGACGCAGACCGACGTCTGGCGGTTGTGCGCGCACCTGGCCGACCGGCAGGTCGCCGAGGACCTCACCCAGGAGACCTACCTGCGGGCGCTGCCGGCGCTGGCGGGGTTCGAGGGCCGGTCCTCGCTGCGCACCTGGCTGCTCTCCATCGCCCGCCGGGTCTGCGCCGACCACCTGCGCAGCCGCAAGCGCCGCGGCCTGGTGCTGGTGGGCGACGACAGCGAGCTGGGCGACCTGGTCCGCGACGTCCCGGCCGACGAGGTGGGGGGCACCGTCGCCGCGCAGGACGTGCTCGACCGGCTCGAGCCCGAGCGTCGGGAGGCGTTCGTGCTGACCCAGCTCATCGGGCTGCCGTACGCCGAGGCCGCGGAGGTGGTGGGCTGCCCGATCGGCACGATCCGCTCGCGCGTCGCCCGGGCCCGCGCCGACCTCGTCGAGGCGCTGGTGGCCGCCGACCACCCGAGGACCCGCCGCCCGTCGTCCCACCCCTGA
- a CDS encoding cytochrome c oxidase assembly protein: MDHEHGGMGSMHHLPELPPTLGRVLALDLGAASPVAWLGVVLAVGYGLGLWRLHQRGVRWSTGRTIAWLAGCASLFYVTASGLQTYGMALFSLHMIQHMVLTMITPLLLLMGAPVTLALRGLPADPGPAGMPRRVLLGALHSRLAQAVASPLFTVPLFIASLYGVYFTPLFDDLMSTTPGHTFMLLHFLVTGLLFFGPILAVDPWPRKSTHGGRMLELLLPAPFHAFFGVIVMMSNTVLLTSYANPPESWGIDPLYDQGAAGGIAWSFGEFPTVLVLAVVFFSWTRSEERANRAADRAHDRAVARGESGEDPELTAYNERLRRLAAQNR; encoded by the coding sequence GTGGACCACGAGCACGGCGGCATGGGCTCCATGCACCACCTCCCGGAGCTGCCGCCGACCCTCGGGCGGGTGCTGGCGCTCGACCTGGGTGCCGCCTCGCCGGTGGCCTGGCTCGGCGTCGTCCTGGCGGTCGGCTACGGGCTGGGCCTGTGGCGGCTCCACCAGCGCGGTGTGCGGTGGTCGACCGGGCGCACCATCGCCTGGCTGGCCGGCTGCGCGAGCCTGTTCTACGTGACCGCCAGCGGTCTGCAGACCTACGGCATGGCCCTGTTCAGCCTGCACATGATCCAGCACATGGTGCTGACCATGATCACGCCGCTGCTGCTGCTCATGGGTGCGCCGGTCACGCTGGCGCTGCGCGGGCTGCCCGCCGACCCCGGCCCGGCCGGGATGCCGCGCCGGGTGCTGCTCGGCGCGCTGCACAGCCGGCTCGCCCAGGCGGTGGCCTCGCCGCTGTTCACCGTGCCGCTGTTCATCGCCAGCCTGTACGGCGTCTACTTCACCCCGCTCTTCGACGACCTGATGTCGACGACGCCCGGGCACACCTTCATGCTGCTGCACTTCCTGGTCACCGGGCTGCTGTTCTTCGGCCCGATCCTCGCCGTCGACCCCTGGCCGCGGAAGTCCACGCACGGTGGCCGGATGCTCGAGCTGCTGCTGCCGGCGCCGTTCCACGCCTTCTTCGGCGTGATCGTGATGATGAGCAACACCGTGCTGCTGACCAGCTACGCGAACCCGCCGGAGTCCTGGGGCATCGACCCGCTCTACGACCAGGGCGCGGCCGGCGGCATCGCGTGGTCGTTCGGGGAGTTCCCGACCGTGCTGGTGCTGGCGGTGGTGTTCTTCTCCTGGACCCGCTCCGAGGAGCGCGCCAACCGGGCGGCCGACCGCGCGCACGACCGGGCCGTGGCCCGCGGCGAGAGCGGCGAGGACCCGGAGCTGACCGCCTACAACGAGCGGCTGCGCCGCCTGGCGGCCCAGAACCGCTGA
- a CDS encoding DUF5926 family protein yields the protein MASRKRSAVATPAAGEVNPKAPCPCGSGRRYKHCHGSGYAPPVRRPFEGLTAEADWVALRELVPAATVPLRTTDGTEVTLASVLPGGTPALVRASGEILLGLQLATSSDDVSRDLGTALAAALEAPAGAPVDPGPIGGAGSAGPRLQELLDPSAPFEVTVHDDFDFWLEGAAVDPAARAGLQHANEMVMPTVRLEGLEAAYWCRPSPERAHVRWVRPEPEEPLLDALARLSAAEQLTLGEGTRYAGAFRAHGLVVPVWDVPAEPAGEEWAGPSAGLQSRLEAALAVTDPLTADERRARAGLLSRQVTLR from the coding sequence ATGGCCTCCCGCAAGCGCTCCGCCGTCGCCACTCCCGCCGCGGGGGAGGTCAACCCCAAGGCGCCGTGCCCGTGCGGCTCCGGCCGCCGCTACAAGCACTGCCACGGCTCCGGCTACGCCCCGCCGGTGCGCCGGCCGTTCGAGGGTCTGACGGCGGAGGCCGACTGGGTGGCGCTGCGCGAGCTGGTGCCGGCGGCGACGGTGCCGCTGCGCACCACCGACGGGACGGAGGTCACGCTGGCCAGCGTGCTCCCCGGCGGCACCCCCGCCCTGGTCCGCGCCAGCGGCGAGATCCTGCTCGGCCTGCAGCTCGCCACCTCCTCCGACGACGTGAGCCGCGACCTGGGGACGGCGCTGGCCGCCGCGCTCGAGGCCCCGGCCGGCGCGCCCGTCGACCCGGGCCCGATCGGTGGCGCCGGGTCCGCCGGGCCCCGGCTGCAGGAGCTGCTGGACCCCAGCGCGCCGTTCGAGGTCACGGTGCACGACGACTTCGACTTCTGGCTGGAGGGCGCCGCCGTCGACCCGGCCGCGCGGGCCGGCCTGCAGCACGCCAACGAGATGGTCATGCCGACCGTGCGCCTCGAGGGCCTGGAGGCCGCCTACTGGTGCCGGCCGAGCCCCGAGCGCGCGCACGTGCGCTGGGTGCGCCCGGAGCCGGAGGAGCCGCTGCTGGACGCGCTTGCCCGGCTCTCGGCCGCCGAGCAGCTCACCCTGGGCGAGGGCACCCGCTACGCCGGCGCCTTCCGGGCCCACGGCCTCGTCGTCCCGGTGTGGGACGTCCCGGCCGAGCCCGCCGGCGAGGAGTGGGCCGGCCCGTCGGCCGGGCTGCAGTCGCGGCTGGAGGCCGCGCTGGCCGTCACCGACCCGCTGACCGCCGACGAGCGCCGGGCCCGGGCCGGCCTGCTGTCCCGCCAGGTCACGCTGCGCTGA
- a CDS encoding cytochrome P450 — protein sequence MTLAAVPLDLTDPAVVADPYPAFSAARAQAPVQWHEGMGMWLAFSHTEANAVLRDRRLGRIWSDKTPEERFESFNLIHRNAILEMEPPTHTRLRRLISAAFARGHVERLRPWVQELADSLVDGLVERSGGHAPVDVLAGMSEELPVAVIAELLGVPAADRPLLRPWSNAIVKMYEYGRTAQVEDDAERAADEFVAYLRELAAERRRAPGEDLLTHLVTVRDSEGDRLTEDELVTTCILLLNAGHEATVNVSGNGLLALLEHPDQLARLRQDPALLPTAIEELMRFDSPLQLFERTATEDVAIGGVTVERGQKIAALLGSANRDPGVFADADTLDVGRTENPHISFGAGVHFCIGAPLARVELQASFGALLSRTSGLELGAPARRRPEFVMRGLYDLPVVLTAP from the coding sequence GTGACGCTGGCCGCCGTTCCGCTCGACCTGACCGACCCCGCCGTGGTCGCCGACCCCTACCCGGCCTTCTCGGCCGCCCGTGCGCAGGCGCCGGTGCAGTGGCACGAGGGGATGGGCATGTGGCTGGCCTTCAGCCACACCGAGGCGAACGCCGTGCTGCGGGACCGCCGGCTGGGCCGGATCTGGTCGGACAAGACCCCCGAGGAGCGGTTCGAGAGCTTCAACCTCATCCACCGCAACGCCATCCTGGAGATGGAGCCGCCGACCCACACGCGGCTGCGCCGGCTGATCAGCGCCGCGTTCGCCCGCGGCCACGTGGAGCGGCTGCGGCCGTGGGTGCAGGAGCTGGCCGACTCGCTGGTCGACGGGCTGGTCGAGCGCTCCGGCGGGCACGCTCCGGTCGACGTCCTGGCGGGCATGTCGGAAGAGCTGCCGGTGGCGGTCATCGCCGAGCTGCTGGGCGTGCCCGCTGCCGACCGGCCGCTGCTGCGGCCCTGGTCGAACGCGATCGTGAAGATGTACGAGTACGGCCGGACGGCGCAGGTCGAGGACGACGCCGAGCGGGCCGCCGACGAGTTCGTCGCCTACCTGCGCGAGCTGGCCGCCGAGCGCCGCCGCGCACCGGGCGAGGACCTGCTGACCCACCTGGTCACGGTCCGGGACTCCGAGGGCGACCGGCTCACCGAGGACGAGCTGGTCACCACCTGCATCCTGCTGCTCAACGCCGGCCACGAGGCGACGGTGAACGTCAGCGGCAACGGCCTGCTGGCGCTGCTGGAGCACCCCGACCAGCTCGCCCGGCTGCGGCAGGACCCCGCGCTGCTGCCCACCGCGATCGAGGAGCTCATGCGCTTCGACTCCCCGCTGCAGCTGTTCGAGCGCACCGCCACCGAGGACGTCGCGATCGGCGGGGTCACCGTCGAGCGGGGGCAGAAGATCGCCGCCCTGCTGGGCAGCGCGAACCGCGACCCGGGGGTCTTCGCCGACGCCGACACCCTGGACGTCGGCCGCACCGAGAACCCGCACATCTCCTTCGGGGCCGGGGTCCACTTCTGCATCGGGGCACCGCTCGCCCGGGTCGAGCTGCAGGCCTCGTTCGGCGCGCTGCTGTCCCGCACGTCCGGGCTGGAGCTCGGCGCACCCGCCCGCCGCCGTCCGGAGTTCGTCATGCGCGGCCTCTACGACCTGCCGGTGGTGCTGACCGCCCCCTGA
- the araA gene encoding L-arabinose isomerase encodes MAFEGQEIWFLTGSQGLYGEETLQQVAEQSQRVAATLDGAADVPVRVVWKPVLTDAGAIRRVMGEANEDPACLGVITWMHTFSPAKMWISGLDALRKPLLHLHTQADAALPWATIDMDFMNLNQAAHGDREYGFILTRLRTPRTTVSGHASNPRVQARVGSWARAAAGAAAARGLKLARFGDNMRNVAVTESDKVEAEIRFGMSVNTWGVNDLVAVVERVPDSAVDAVVAEYGDLYDMDADLRPGGDRHHSVRYQARIEVALRQFLTDGGFGAFTTNFEDLGGLRQLPGLAVQRLMADGYGFGGEGDWKTSALLHTLKVAAQGLPGGTSFMEDYTYDLASDTPKILGAHMLEVCPTIAGEKPRLEVHPLGIGGREDPARLVFNAAPGAGITLGWCDLGDRFRWVANEIDVVEPSEPLPNLPVARAVWEPRPDFETATEGWLTAGGPHHTVLSTQLGAEELTDLAEVFDTELVLIDADTTRRSLAKELRWSAAYHRLNQRL; translated from the coding sequence GTGGCATTCGAAGGTCAGGAGATCTGGTTCCTCACCGGCAGCCAGGGGCTGTACGGCGAGGAGACCCTCCAGCAGGTCGCCGAGCAGTCGCAGCGGGTCGCGGCGACGCTGGACGGCGCCGCGGACGTGCCGGTGCGCGTCGTGTGGAAGCCGGTGCTCACCGACGCCGGCGCCATCCGCCGGGTGATGGGCGAGGCCAACGAGGACCCGGCGTGCCTCGGCGTGATCACCTGGATGCACACCTTCTCCCCGGCGAAGATGTGGATCTCCGGGCTGGACGCGCTGCGCAAGCCGCTGCTGCACCTGCACACCCAGGCCGATGCCGCCCTCCCGTGGGCGACGATCGACATGGACTTCATGAACCTCAACCAGGCCGCCCACGGCGACCGGGAGTACGGGTTCATCCTCACCCGGCTGCGCACCCCGCGGACCACCGTGTCCGGGCACGCGTCGAACCCGCGGGTGCAGGCCCGGGTCGGCTCGTGGGCCCGCGCCGCGGCCGGTGCCGCCGCGGCCCGCGGTCTGAAGCTCGCCCGCTTCGGCGACAACATGCGGAACGTCGCGGTGACCGAGAGCGACAAGGTCGAGGCGGAGATCCGCTTCGGCATGTCGGTCAACACCTGGGGCGTCAACGACCTCGTCGCCGTCGTCGAGCGGGTGCCCGACTCCGCGGTCGACGCCGTCGTCGCCGAGTACGGCGACCTCTACGACATGGACGCCGACCTGCGACCGGGCGGCGACCGGCACCACAGCGTCCGCTACCAGGCCCGCATCGAGGTGGCGCTGCGCCAGTTCCTCACCGACGGCGGGTTCGGCGCGTTCACCACCAACTTCGAGGACCTCGGCGGCCTGCGGCAGCTGCCCGGTCTCGCCGTCCAGCGGCTGATGGCCGACGGCTACGGCTTCGGCGGCGAGGGCGACTGGAAGACCTCCGCGCTGCTGCACACGCTCAAGGTCGCGGCCCAGGGCCTGCCGGGTGGCACCTCCTTCATGGAGGACTACACCTACGACCTGGCGTCGGACACCCCGAAGATCCTCGGCGCCCACATGCTCGAGGTGTGCCCGACGATCGCGGGGGAGAAGCCGCGGCTGGAGGTGCACCCGCTCGGCATCGGCGGCCGCGAGGACCCGGCCCGGCTGGTGTTCAACGCCGCCCCGGGCGCCGGCATCACGCTCGGCTGGTGCGACCTGGGCGACCGGTTCCGCTGGGTGGCCAACGAGATCGACGTCGTGGAGCCCTCCGAGCCGCTGCCGAACCTGCCGGTGGCCCGGGCTGTCTGGGAGCCCCGGCCGGACTTCGAGACGGCGACCGAGGGCTGGCTCACCGCCGGCGGGCCGCACCACACTGTCCTCTCCACCCAGCTGGGCGCCGAGGAGCTCACCGACCTCGCCGAGGTCTTCGACACCGAGCTGGTGTTGATCGACGCCGACACCACGCGGCGCAGCCTGGCCAAGGAGCTGCGCTGGAGCGCGGCCTACCACCGGCTCAACCAGCGCCTCTAG